Genomic DNA from Xiphophorus couchianus chromosome 12, X_couchianus-1.0, whole genome shotgun sequence:
GTGGATGGAAGACCCACGGAGGTGGAATAGATCGGATCCACCGCGATGAGCGCCTCCTTCCCGAAATCTGATTCCACAACCTCGTTAATGAAATCATCGAGGAGGTCGACACACCTCCCCGATCAGGCATCCGAGATCCGGAGAGGTCAGCACCAGCACCGCCACCGTCCCGCCGCGCTCCAGGGCAGCAGCGGCAAAACTGACGAGTCCTTCTGGTCGGCCGAGAGCGACGTCAGCGCTCGGAGACCCCTGTGTCATCCCTCCCTCGTCGGCAGCCAGGACGGGGGTGCCGCCGCGGCCACTCGGGGCAAGTGCAAGCCCCACGCCCCGCACAGCCAAGTTCCCGTTCAACAGGGGGCAAACTGCGAGTCGGACCGCGGGTTGACCGAGCGGAGCCGGACTAACCCCAAACCCTCCCACCgccaccatcaccaccaccaccaccaccatcaccgCAGGAAGCACCACCGGGAAGACCATCCGGATGACGCGGAGCATCCCCATTCCTGTCACCCGCTCGCCCACAGGGTGCCCTCGCTTTCGGACAGCACAGACGACAGGGCCCCGCTGTGTGAACCGAGGGACAGGAAGAGGGGCAGCTTGgccagcggcggcggcggtcAGGTCAGCAGTCCGTCCCCGTCTTCCTGCTCCCCCGTCCCGCCGTCCAGCAGATCGTCCCGCCGCTCCCGCAGGTCCAGCACCGCTTCGTCTGCATCTGACATCAATTTAAGGAGCGTCCTCAATTCACTGTTCGGGCAGGTAtggtatttattattattattattattattattattattattattattattattattattattattattattagttgttgttgttgttgttgtttggttttgattGACACTCATGCTGTGTGTGAATGTGCGTTTTTGTAAAATTCCCTGACAAGTTGTGACAGTGACGATGCCCCCAAAATCCACATTTAGCTTCAGGGACTGTTTGCAGCATCTGTCCTCATATCCTCTATAAACAACCCCCATGTTCTCTGAGACATTCTGTTTGGGTTCATATTCTCTGGCCTCCTCCATCACCTCCTGTGTGTTCTGTATCATTACTGGGCAaactggagagagagagagagagagagagagagagagaaagagagctcCCTTTTTTTTAAGGCATCCATTTCTTATGTAATTTGGAAAATACAGTTCTACCTCCTACAGATTTCCTCAATCAAGCAGCTCTTTCTGATTGAAGTAGGACAGAAATACGTTCCAGGACCACAGAGGTGGAAAATCTCTGATGTGCTAATGTCTCTCTGGTGAAAATCGCCTGTGTGGACTCGTGTTCCTACACACCATTCAGTCAGGAGCGCTGGCTGCGgtgattgttttgtgtttgaagGCAATCACTGATGTTCCTGCTGGTGATGGAGCGTCTATTTTCAGCTCTGAGATGTATTCATacaaaggagaagaagaagtgcGGCTTCATATGCCCGCTCTCTTATCTGTGCTGTCATCCTGCATAAATTGGGGCAGCTTTGAAAGCAACCGTCTTTCCAGTAccaccaaaaaacaacaaaaaaaagcaccagAGGGCGTCAGCTTGAGCTTTAAACCACTGATAATATGTTGTTTACTGGGTGCATTCTGCAGAAGTCGGGGTTTATTTGCCTCCATGTTTGGTAATTGGAAATTATCCAAAGGGATTTCtgtacagtgctttgcaaaagtgaactttttcctcatttttctttATGCCACAACCATAACCCTCAATGGATTCTCTTGGCATTTGACACCAACACGAAGCAGTGCATATTACCGAaatcctggaaaacaaaaataaatcctacaaaatacaaatctgaaaaagcGTGGTGCATTAATGTTCAGCCGCCCCGAGTCGGCAGCTACGACTCAAATTCTTTTTCAGGATATGTTTTCTACCAGTTTTGCAGAGTTAGAGGCTCCGATTGTTCTTTGCGAAATAGATTCACGTTCACTCTCATTTGCATTTAGGTCCAGGCTTCGATTGGGCCAATCAAACCACATAACAGCTCTATCTGTCTTTCCATCAGCTccgaccagcttccctgtccctgttaaagattcccacagcatgatgcagccaccgcCAGGGGGAAGTCTTTTCTAGGCCGCGCAGCATCCTCCATGTTGGAATAAAACATCGTTTTTGACCAGGTCACATTCTACCACGTTTGCTTACGAGGCTTGTGGCTCTGTTTACTTCTTACCGCTTTTCCATAGAGAACAGATTTGTGGAGCTCATGACTGAACTCCACAAAAAAGACTGAACTGTTTTTTCAAAAGACGTGGATCTctgcaaattgtgttttttgtttgtttgtttgttttcttgacatttgCGGAATATCAACAACGTTTTGCGCATGTTTGTAATGGAGACGCAGCTGGAGTTATCTCGCCTGACCCTACTTCAAATTTGCTCACAACTGCCTCCCTGTCCTGTCTGCTGTGACTGGTCTTTATTGTGCTGATTTTTCACTAATGTTCACTAACAAACCCCTAGAGGGCTTCGCACACCAGCTGCATTTATAATAAGAATACATTACACTCAGGTAGACCCCGTTTTTTGATAGGCTAACTACTGAAGGTAGCACTAGATTTTAATTGGGCTACCAGAGTAAAAGGGGGCTGAATGCAGATGGGTGCCACACTTTTAAGGTGTTTTTACGGATATTGTGAAAATCTTcttgcatcattttctttcaacttcaCAATTAAAAACTACTCGGAGCCGCATTAAATCCCAATAACCCGAGGCCCTGTACATTTGCCGAAATGAAAAGCTCTCAATCATAAAGACAAACTTGTTGCTCATCCCTCAAGGGAAGCCATCTGATGCTCATAGTATGAAAATCCATTTGCGCAGCTTCCCCCATGAGCCAGCCTGAGCGCATTCTGTGGAAAACACTGGCGTGACCCCGAAGGCGGTCTCAGCTGAGGAGCCTACGGTCGATCGGTGAGGAGTCTACAGCGACGCGTGGCTTCGCACGCCGCAGTCCGAACAAGACGAGTCTGTTTGACAGGCCTGCGCAGAAATGCATAAACAGATGCTCGTCAGGCTAGCGGAGGGACCGTGTCATTGTTTGCAGCACGCGTTAAAAAAAGAACGTCACGCTCACGCCGTAAATACACACAGGATTTAGGGGGGGCCAGTTTAGACACAAATGTCCCGGCGATAAACAACGGCAGCTGTATTTGTCCCACTCTGTTTGATTGTCCTGCTGGACTGGAGGTCGGCGTGACCTTGCCACCTGCAGAGGGCAGAGGATGGCCTGCATCGTAGCAGCTGGGGTGGAGGGGGTGGTTGAGgcagggaaaaaacaaaaggctTGTGCAGAAATTCTAAACACGGTTTACCTTTGGGTGTAATTTTGAGGTTGGAAATGATTAATTGTatccccccccccaccctcAGTGCAGGTGAGGAGGACGACAGGAAGCTGGAAATAGGTCGCAACAGAATGTTCTCTTGAACTTGCCTTGCCTGGATTCTCAGCTAAACTGTAAACACTTTGCATTTTGCAGCGATCATCAGGCATCAGGTGCACATCTGTTAATCTTATGCAgcaattttcttcttcttctgttgtttattCTGGTGCTTTCAGAGCCCATAAGCCCGCGCCGAGGTGTCGGCACTGTTTACAGAATAATCAACAGTTTGGATGCTGTGACAGCTGaatgaaatgtatttctgaGGTCCCTTTTCCTTTAATAGGCATTATTATCTCTCCTTTCATAGCCCTCCCTCTTATTACCCCCTCACCCCTCCTCCACTTCACTTTCCCTCTCCCCCTGATGCTGTCGCTGTCACAGCTCCGGACGGTAAAgtagtttggtgtttttgtctCTCGCGCCGCATAGAGACAAGGCTAGCACCCCCCCAGTATTCATGGGTCTTGCTGAAAGTAGAGTTTGCATTCCTCTCAAAATCCGACCTGCGAACCTGAAGCAGAGAAAGTCCTCATGGTCATACTTAATGCCTCTTTTCTCGGTTGGAATGGGAAACTGCTTAGTCTGGCCTCTCAGAGCGGTAAGGCTTGTGGTTGTCCTCTCTGTCGTCCGTGTTTCTTGGACTGTTTGATGGATTTTGTGGCACATTAGAAACAGGCAGCAAGTAAACTGCTCAGATTACTTTAATTTAACCTCTGTTGAATAATTTGATATAGGTTTGGATTCAGTATTTCCTAATGAAGCTCTTGGAAAAGGCAACGTGGGCTGATGCCCTAGTTGCATAGTGTCCTAATGCAATATATTTTGTGACGctgtttgttttgccttttctctccctctgagTATGTTTACTGTTCCTGCGACAGTGTATAGGTGTAAGGTGCCAGTCTGTGTAAGTGTCAAGTAAACTGTTATGAATAATGAGTGGAAAGTTggcaacatgtttgttttatagatgtatttagtttagttttctgCTATGTCTTCATATATCTGACAGTGTTTCTCTTGTATTGACACGCAGTAAAGCTCAGCTGTTACTCTAATGTCTGAAGCACAAATAGGCTGCACTGCATTTTCGTATTGCAGAGTAACAGCCCAGAGTTACTTCCTtacattgccttgcaaaagtgtttcGCACTCCACTCAACATTTTTACCCTTTGCCACGTTACAAACAGCAAACGTCGGCGTGTTTTACTGGGAAAATAACCAGCAGTAATTTGTCGGGAGATTTGAAACGGgtgggaaagttttttttaaatctgtaaagtgtggcatgcatttgccATCAGCCCCGTAATCAAACAAAAAGTCTCACTGCCAGGTTCTAATAGTCCGTCGTACCACTCACTCGAGGGATGATTGAagtaaaagccactttttgaaaatattttctgccatttgtaatttctttcttagaagagaaagaaggaaaaattgattagaattaaaaatttaatctgGTATGAAAAAATCGGAGAGACGCTTAATGCTGCTAAATCTTCCTGGGAAAATATTTcttgagctgtggatctctacAGCTCTCCGGCGTTACCACTAGCTGCTTCTCTTACTTACCCCATCCTCGCCTGGCCTGTCAGCTAAGACGGACAGCCATGCTCTGGTATACAGTCGTGCCATCCGGCCGTTTCCAGGTGTCGTATGGAAGGGCTCTGTGAGATCTCCAAAGCGTGAGATGTCGTTTTATACCCTTACTCTGCTCTAGAATTTTCCACAACTTCATttctgtgttccttggtcttcatgatgccgcTTTTCCCCGACGCCTTCACAAAGCAGCTGGATTTTTACTCGGATTAAGTTTACTTGCTGTGTAAGCGAcctcttaaaaaatgttgattgtACGTGATTTTATTAGGGGCATCAAAGTAAAGAGGGCTTTAttgcaaatgcatgccacactttctGAAATTATATATGAATACAACCACGAAATGAAAATGGAGTCATCTCCATTTATAGAATGCCCAAGTCAAAATGAATCACAttctttgtaaagtttttttaaattactattattattgtttaaaatcagtTCTTTGTTGCTCTAACGTGAAATATTAAAAGTgcagcagtattatgtaaaattgacttttttgaactctacatcatgttacaatgtcatttcctcatcaaaaacacacctggagtgttgccttgattctctTATGCATGtgtgagaaatcctttaatctcccgtggcaaccattcagctgtgcaaaacgcctgtttggatctagccccgcctttcaggcacagctcctcctcggagctgcagtttctgatcTTCCAAGCTTCCCCCTCACAAAGCACTCCTCTCCTTACGTCCCCCCACTCAGCCCCTGCAGACTAGCCAGgaccaattagcaaacacctggtggacctgcacatcagctgagctcattatgggagctgcttctcagagcaacactggtaaaaacattgttaagaGGTTAATAGAAGCAATGATGTAgtgacttcctgaagacagagtttcagaaagggtgggagtttttaaagagacagagacccaatttcaaggtgctaaatcagaaagtaaaattttttaaagtcacatttaatatatacagcatttttaaaacaactgaagttaacatagtttcTTGACTATGCTATAAAATTACACTATGTGCCTCAataacacataatactgcctctttaataaaatacattgtggttgcatgtgcaccgactgatggcaccctttgaatttcgttgtccttgtgacaatgacaataaagatttatcttatcttatctcttatcttatcttaatgtgaaaaaatgttcaaggagTGTGAACCGTAGACATCTTTACAGCTCTTCCTGACACCTTGCTTCATTCTACTCTCCCTTGTCTTTGCACACTTGTGGAAAGATGCTCCAGGATGCCGAGAGGCGACTCAGACTTGTGCTGTCTTGTGAGGAATCAGGGTATCTCGGGCCGTATCAGGACTCCATTGTTTCCGTGACACAAAACTGCGTTCTCGTGAGCAACATACTGGGACAAACCTGTGTCTTCCTGGGTAAAGGCATGGCAAAGTGCAGGCAGGCTGTACGTAAGTCTCTCAAAACACGCTTGCATCTGCTGTCGTCATATTGGTGAAACTTGCATTTCtctaaaaagaaagaagttacAGTAGCACACAAATATATTGTGAGCAAGTTATGGATGAAAAAGTTAATTCAGCTTTTCCCCAACAAGACCTGTTGCTTTTACACGACACAGCTTTGGCCAAGATATAGCTGTTGACTTGACTGCTGGCCTTAAACACAATACTATACAAGATAGACTTTCTGACTGAACGGGCTCTGGTTCTGCGGGGGAAAAGCAAGCTCACAGCATCACCACTCCAACACCGTGCTTTACTTTGTCACCTCCTGCAGACGCAAAGTTTGCTCACTCCCCGATGGTTTTTCTGTAGTCTTTAATGAATTCGTTTGCACCCC
This window encodes:
- the cabp1a gene encoding calcium-binding protein 1a isoform X1; this encodes MSASFPKSDSTTSLMKSSRRSTHLPDQASEIRRGQHQHRHRPAALQGSSGKTDESFWSAESDVSARRPLCHPSLVGSQDGGAAAATRGKCKPHAPHSQVPVQQGANCESDRGLTERSRTNPKPSHRHHHHHHHHHHRRKHHREDHPDDAEHPHSCHPLAHRVPSLSDSTDDRAPLCEPRDRKRGSLASGGGGQVSSPSPSSCSPVPPSSRSSRRSRRSSTASSASDINLRSVLNSLFGQMLQDAERRLRLVLSCEESGYLGPYQDSIVSVTQNCVLVSNILGQTCVFLGKGMAKCRQADRELRPEEMDELRDAFKEFDKDKDGFISCKDLGNCMRTMGYMPTEMELIELSQQINMNLGGHVDFDDFVELMGPKLLAETADMIGIKELKDAFREFDTNGDGAISTTELRDAMRKLLGQQVGLKEVEDILRDVDLNGDGLVDFEEFVRMMSR
- the cabp1a gene encoding calcium-binding protein 1a isoform X2; protein product: MSASFPKSDSTTSLMKSSRRSTHLPDQASEIRRGQHQHRHRPAALQGSSGKTDESFWSAESDVSARRPLCHPSLVGSQDGGAAAATRGKCKPHAPHSQVPVQQGANCESDRGLTERSRTNPKPSHRHHHHHHHHHHRRKHHREDHPDDAEHPHSCHPLAHRVPSLSDSTDDRAPLCEPRDRKRGSLASGGGGQVSSPSPSSCSPVPPSSRSSRRSRRSSTASSASDINLRSVLNSLFGQDRELRPEEMDELRDAFKEFDKDKDGFISCKDLGNCMRTMGYMPTEMELIELSQQINMNLGGHVDFDDFVELMGPKLLAETADMIGIKELKDAFREFDTNGDGAISTTELRDAMRKLLGQQVGLKEVEDILRDVDLNGDGLVDFEEFVRMMSR